The bacterium genome includes a region encoding these proteins:
- a CDS encoding CoA pyrophosphatase, which yields MPGLEQIRAAFSGHEPELIERPSDRRAAVAVVLRENAGRPEVLLIERATKEGDPWSGHMAFPGGRVEDVDGSIQIAAERETFEEVGVSLQGAELIGRLDDLQGRHAGRVAPLVISGFVFHHPSPDELMPNYEVAETFWFPVRELRQPERHIEKAFRETGSLQFPGIVVGDPERHVVWGLTYRFIEIFFEVVGHPLRDRWGELPMIDRTP from the coding sequence ATGCCTGGTCTGGAACAGATCCGTGCGGCCTTTTCCGGCCACGAGCCCGAGCTGATCGAGCGGCCCTCGGACCGTCGAGCCGCAGTGGCGGTGGTGCTGCGCGAGAACGCTGGGCGGCCCGAGGTGTTGCTGATCGAACGTGCCACCAAGGAGGGCGACCCCTGGTCGGGGCATATGGCGTTTCCCGGGGGCCGCGTCGAGGATGTGGACGGGAGCATCCAGATCGCTGCGGAGCGCGAGACCTTCGAGGAAGTGGGCGTCTCTCTCCAAGGCGCAGAGCTGATCGGTCGCCTCGATGATCTCCAGGGCCGCCATGCCGGGCGCGTGGCTCCTCTCGTCATTTCCGGCTTCGTCTTCCATCATCCGTCGCCGGACGAGCTGATGCCGAACTACGAAGTAGCAGAGACCTTCTGGTTCCCCGTTCGCGAGCTCCGTCAGCCCGAGCGTCATATCGAAAAAGCGTTCCGCGAAACCGGCAGTCTGCAGTTTCCCGGGATCGTCGTCGGGGATCCGGAGCGCCACGTCGTCTGGGGCCTGACCTACCGATTCATCGAGATCTTCTTCGAGGTCGTGGGCCACCCATTGCGCGACCGATGGGGTGAGCTGCCGATGATCGACCGGACGCCCTGA